The Pyxidicoccus sp. MSG2 DNA segment CGGGCGCGCACCGGGCGCGAAGTTGTCCAGCCAGATGCGCAGGAACTCGTGCCGGTAGAACAGCTCGTTGGAGGTGGCCTCCACGAGCGCGTTCCACTCGGCTTCCAGGGTCATGAAGGCCGCCCGGTCGTTGACTTCCACGACGGACGGCCGGGCGTTGAGTTGTCTAGCTTCCATTATCGGGCGCCAAAGGTGGTGACGACGCCGCGCGGCTACAAGCCGCTGCGGGCCATCTTCAGGAGGCAGGAGGCAACCTTGCGGCTGTCGTGTCGGATCCTGGACCCCTCCTTGAGGAGGTCGGCCTGGACCGGCACCACGCCGGCGGCAATCAAGTCGCGGCGGTCCACCGGGACGACAAAGGAGCCACGCCGCGCATAACGCTTCATGGACTCGTCCGAGGGCGAGGTGCCATTCACCAGCACCGCGTCCAGCACCGGGCCCACGTGGTCGATGACGGCCTGCACGTGGTCCAGGCACGTCATGCCATCCGTCTCCCCCGGCTGTGTCATGAGGTTGGACACCATGACCTTCAGCGCGCGCGTCTCCTTCAGCGCCTGGGACACGCCGTCCACCAGGAGGTTGGGCAGCACGCTCGAGTAGAGCGAGCCCGGGCCAATGGCGACGAGGTCCGCGGTGTAGATGGCCTCCAGCAGCCCCTCCACCGGCGGAGGCGAGCGCGGGCTGAGCGACACCCGACGCACGCGGCCGTGGGCTCGGCAGATGTTGCGCTCGCCCACCACCTCCGTGTCGTCATGCATCTGCGCCACCAGCTGCACCGAGGACAGCGTGGAGGGCAGCACCTGCCCCCGCGAGCCCAGCAGCTCGCCGGACATGCGCACCGCCTCCAGGAAGTCCCCCTTCAGCTCCGCCAGCGCGGCGATGAGCAGGTTGCCCACCGCGTGCCCGGCCAGGCCGCGCGCCCCGCCGAAGCGGAACTGGAAGACGTCCTTCAGCGCATTCTTCCCACCCGCGAGCGCCACCAGGCAGTTGCGGATGTCGCCCGGAGGCAGCGCCCCGTGCAGGCGGCGAAGCCGGCCCGAGCTGCCCCCGTCGTCGCTCATGGCCACCACCGCGGTGATGTCCACGCCCGGGTCTCCGGGCCTGGGCAGCGCGCGCCGGGCCAGGCCGCGGAGCACCATGGGCAGCCCCGTCCCGCCGCCAATGGCGACGATGCGCGTGGGCCGCTCCACCTGGGGCTGCAAAAGCTCGTTGCGCTCGCGCTCCTGCTCCAGCCGGCGACGCGTGTCCTCCCAGCCATCCGGGAGCGACGAATCCAAGTCCATCCCCATCATTGCCCGACCCCCATCCACGACGCCCAAGACCCGCCACCCAACACCCGGCGGGCCCGCCGCGCTGGCCTCCTCATCCAAGAACGAGGCCAACGCAGCGGTACTGCCAGCAACGCTCTACCGAGCCCCACGACCGAGAAGCACATGCCTCACGGTGTGGAAGATGATTCCCACATCCAGGAACAGCGAACCGTTCTTCACGTAGTACAGGTCGAACTCGAGCTTGTTGCGCGCGTCCTCCACCGAGGCGCCATAGGGGTAGCGAATCTGCGCCCACCCCGTCAGGCCCGGCTTCACCGCCTCGCGCAGCCCGTAGAACGGAATCTCCTGCTTCAGTTGCTCCACGAACACCGGCCGCTCCGGCCGGGGCCCCACGAAGCTCATCTCCCCCATCAACACGTTGAAGACCTGGGGAATCTCGTCGATGCGCGTGCGGCGGATGAAGCGCCCCACCCGCGTGACGCGGTCGTCGTTGGCCCGGGCCCACACCGCGCCGTCCTTCTCCGCGTCGGTGCGCATGCTGCGGAACTTCCAGAGGTGGAAGGTGCTGCCCGCCAGGCCCGTGCGCTCCTGCTGGTAGAAGATGGGTCCCTTCGAGTCCAGCTTGATGGCCACCGCGACAATCAGCAGGAAGGGCGAGGCGGCCAGCAGCAGCAGCGAGGCCACCAGGATGTCGAAGCCGCGCTTGAGCGAGCGGCGCAGCGGAGACACCGTCAATTCGTCCGCGAAGGCGAAGTCGCTCGCCCGGAGGAACTGCACCGGAATGCGGCGCAGCACCCGCTCGCAGAACCCGGCCGCCTCGTACACCCGGCGGCCCTGCAGCCGGCAGCTCAGCAGGGACTCCACCCAGTTGGCCCCGCGCATGTCGTCCGCCGCCTGCACGACGTAGGACGCGTTGAGCCGCGACGCCATCTGCTCCAGCGGCTCGGCCGTGCCGCGCGGGTCCACCAGGCCCACCACGCGGTAGCTGCCCTCGCCGCCCGCTTCGATGGCGCTCGCCACCGCGCGGGCCTTGAGGCCGTCTCCCACGAGGAGGACGGTGTCCGGTGCGCCCACCAGCGCGCGGATGGACACCCGCACCATCAGGGTGCCGGCCAGGGCACCCATCGCCCCGCCCAACAACGTGCCGGGAGGCAGCATCACCGGCAGCACCAGCGGCACCACCAGCATCACCACCCCCGCCACCATGGCGGTGACACCCGCGGCCTTCAGGAACCGGTAGCCCCGCACCCGGTCCTCGGCCGCTACGCGCAAGTCATACAGGTCCAACAGGTACAGCGTGAACTGGAAGGTGACGACGAACGAGGCGCCCAGTCCCAGCAACGTGGGCCACATCTCGGAAAGTGGGGGACGAGTCCCCGCGGGTGCGAAGAGTGCCGCGCAGGCTGCCGCGCCCATGACACAGGCCAACGCGATCGCCGAGCTCTCGGCGAGGAAGAAAGTCAGTTTCTTTGCAGAGAAATAGTGGTGAAAAACGCGGAGCACGTGCCCCTCCAACCAACCCGCCCGACCACAACCTCGCATCCGCCTCCAGCCTCCCGCCCCCCGTTGCCAGGGGGCGAGAAGCGAAGGCCGCCCGGTGCTACTTCTTCTCGTAGTTTTTCAGGTACGGAGTCGCCTGCGTCTCCGCGCCGTTCAGCACGCACCCGAGGATGGGCGCGCCGCCCAGGCTCTCCACCGCCTGGTGCACCGACTTGCCCGGCGTGACGTTGGCGCGGATGACCATCAGCACCCCGTCCACCTGGTGACCCAGGATTGCCGCGTCGGCGAAGGGCAGCGTCGGCGGCAGGTCCACGTACACCTCGTCGAAGCCCTCGCGCACGGCCTTGAGGAACTGCTTCATCCTTGCGCTGGCCAGCACCTGCGTGGGCTCCTCCGGCGTGGCGCCGGCGGGGATGATGGCCAGGCGCGTGGAGTTGAAGCGCCGCACCACGTCCCGCACTTCACAGTCCCCCGCCAGCAGCTCGGCGAGGCCCGTCTTGTTGCGCATGCCCAGCATGGCCGCCACGCCGCCCCGGCGCAGGTCCGAATCCACCAGCAGGATGCGGCGCTCCGGGTTCGCCCGGGCCGCGGCGAGCGCCAGATTCACGCTCGTCACCGTCTTGCCCTCGCCGGGCATGGCCGAGGTGAGCGCCACCACCTTCATCGGCCGCAAATCCCGCATCCGCTCCAGTCTGTAATAAAGACTGCGGTACTGCTCCGCGGCCGCCGAAGCCGGTGCCGTCAGCGTTACCACGCGACGGTCCACCACATTCCCACCCGTCGCGTTGTCATCCACTCGGGGGAGGAAGTTGCCCGCCCGCTCCATCGTCTGATCCATCTCTCGGTCCTCCGTCCTTTCTTCGGCGACTCAGTTCAACGACGTGGGGGAAGACACGCTGTTTCGAGCCCCCGAAGCCGGCATCAGAATCCGCCGCTCCGTCTTGCCTTGCATATCCGGGACCACCGCCAGCACCGGCAGGGTGAGGCGCTCACGCACCTCGCTGCCATCGCGCAGGCTGTCGTCGCGCATCTCGAGCACCGCGCCGGTGAGGACACCCAGGCCGAGGGCGACCAGCAGCGCGACGAGCATGCCCGTCATGCGGTCCGGCCGGGCCGGAACCCCCGGCACGCCGGCCGGGGAGATGACGTTGAAGAGGCTCTTGGCGCTCTTGGCCTCCAGCTCCTGCGCCAGCTCGGCCTCCACCTTGCGGCTCACCACGCTCTGGTACTTGGTGCGGGTGATTTCGTAGTCGCGGTTCATCACCGCCAGCTCGTGCGCCCAGCGCGGGGTGTTGGTGAGCCGCGACTGGTAGACCTCGGCCTGCTTCTGCAGGTCGACGATGTCCTTCTGGACGGACTCGATGAGCTGGGCCACCCGGGTGCGCTCGGCGCGCTCGGCCCACAGCCGGCCTTCCGCGTCCTTGCGCTTGTTCGTCATGGTGTCGAGCTCCGAGGACAGCCGCTTGATTTCAGGGTGGTCATCCGTCCACTGGGTGCGGGCGTTGACCAGGGCGCGGGTGAGGCCGTTCTCCGCGGCCTCGAGCCGGCCGGCCTCGCTGTCCACCGCGTTGCGGGCGCGGGCCAGGTCGGAGCGGCGGGCCTCGGCGGCGCGCAGCTCCTCGGACTTGGTCTGCATGAGCTGGGACACGCGCTCCAGGCCGCGCATGTTCATCTCCATCTGCTCGGGCAGCTCGCCCAGGTGGTCCACCTTGAACTGGGAGATCTTGCGCTCCCAGGACGAGACGGCGCCGCCCAGGTTGACCATCTCATCGTTGAACAGCTCCGTGGCACGCGCGGCCTGCGTCTGGCGGATCTTCAGCGTCTCCGCGGAGAAGATGTCCGGCAGCCGGTTGGCCACCTGCGCGGCCACCTGCGGGTCGCGGTTGGAGTAGGTGAGCTCGAAGGCCGTGTCACCCTCCACGCGCACCGTGAGGTCCTTGCGCATCTGGGCGACCGCGGACTCCATGCCCTTCTCGGACACGATGTCCGGGTAGAGGTTCATCTCCTCGATGGCCTTCTGCAGCACGGGGCGGGCGAGCAGCTCCTGCCGCACCGTGAGCAGCCGCTGTTCGATGAGCTCGCTCACCGTGCGCTGCACCATCTCCTCGCCCGGCCGCTGCGGCTCCACGCGGACCACCACCGACGCGTCGTACATGCTCGGCCGCGTCATCACGATGGCCGCGCCCACCGCGAAAACGGCCGCTGCGATGGCTCCCACCAAGGCCTTGCGGCGCCACAGGGCAGCCAGCAGCTGGTCCGCCGTCATCCCTCGCTCCATGTTCCGCTCCTCCTCCATCCCTCTCGCTGTAGCTACCAAGGCGTCACCACCAGTCGGACGGCGAAGACATTGCGCGTCAGGTCCGCCGCGCCCGCCGTTTCCGCCACACCCACCTGAGCAATCCTGTCCACCGCCCCCTGCGCGGAAACGCGCCGGTTGATGCGGTACTCCACCCCACCACTCAAGGCATACCCCTGCGACACCAGCGGCGAACCGCTGAAGACGCCCCACTCCTGGTCCGGCGCACGGCCGTTACGGAAGAAGCTGGCCGCGCCGAAGGCGTTGAACCGCTGCGTGAAACGTCGCGCCAGAATCAGCGACGCGTAGTCCGCCCACACCGCGTTGGCGAAGCCGCTCGCGCCCACCAGGTCGTGACCCACCGCCACGCCCACGTCGAGCAGCTCGCCTTCCCGCTGCAACTCCAGAGTCACGCGCGGCACCCAGCCGCGCTCGATGCCATTCGCTCCCACGTAGTGCACCGGGCCCGCTCGGACGAGCAGCGTCGTGGGTCGCGTCAGCCGGTAGCGCAGGCCCGCCGCCACCCCGTGCGCCTGGGCCAGTTCCCCCTGGTAGAGGAAGCCCTGGTACCGGTACTCCAGGCCCAGGCTCAGCCGCCGCGTGGAGCGGTACCAGGCCTCCAGTGACGGGGTGTGGGCGTAGCCCGCCTGCTGCCCCGACTCGAGGATGCGCACCGCCTCGAACTTGTAGCCGGCGCGCACGTCCAGCCGCTCCGTGGCGCGCGCCGTGGCGCTCAGGTTCGCCTGGGCGAAGAACGTGGGCGACGTCGAGCGCGCCAGGCCGTCACGCGGCAGGGAGGACGGGTCCGTCACGCGGAACACCCGGACGGCCGAGTCCACCTTCAGCCGGCGCGTCAGCACGTGGTGGGCCTCGAGCCCCGCGCGGTGGTCCAGCGTCACCTTGCCGGAGCCGTGCCGCATGAGGAGGTCCGCCGCGTAGAAGCCGTCCAGCTTCAGCCGCCCGTCTCCCCCTTCCACACCCAGCCGCGGGGTCAGCTTCGTCATCAGCTGGCCGCCGGCCGCGCCATCCCCCAGCCGCAAGTCGTCGTCGTAGCGCTCCTCGGCGGTCAGCCGCACCTTCGGCTCCCACACCGCCGCGCCCCGTGCGGCTGGCGCGACGAGCATCAGGCCCGTGAGCAGCCACTTCTTCCAGTTGCCCTTCACCGTCGCCCTCCGTCCCACACGCCACCCACCGTCCCGAACCACGACGCCCAGACCTCTGTCACCCTTCACGGCACGACGATGGTGTCACCCGGCCGCAGGAACAGCTCCTGGCCACCGTCGGGCGAAATCAGGTCGCTGTAGCGCACCGGAATCTGGCCGCCGTTGGAGTCGGTGCGGATGACGACGATGCCGTCCGAGTTGGCGAAGTCCGTGAAGCCGCCCGCGAGCGCAATGGCTTGCAGGAGGGACACGCGACCCCGGAGCGGATAGGCGCCGGGGTTGTGGACCTCACCGGTGACGAACACCCGGCTGCTGTTCACCTCGCGGACAATCACCGTCACGCGGGGCTCCTGCACGTACGGCTGCAGGCTGTGCTTCAGGGCCTCGGCCAGCTCCGTGGGCGTCTTGCCCGCGGCCTGGAGCTCGCCCACCATCGGCATGGAGATGAAGCCGTCGGGACGGACCGGCAGCGTCCGCGACAGCTCCGGATCCCGCCACACGGCGATGTCCAGCACGTCCTCACGACCAATCCGGTAGGGCTGCTCCGAGTTGTCCACCTTCACATTCGGCTGGTGGGCACAGCCCGCCAGGAGCATCACGCCCAACACCGTCCAGAACCCCGCGCTCGTCTTGCCCATCGTCTGCTCTCCCTCGCTGCGGATGTCTCGCACGTGGCCTCGAAGTCTCGTGCGCCACGCTTCCGGCGGCAGTCCCATAGCAGCGGGTGTGCCACGCGACGTGGGAAGGGAAAGTCCATGGATCGTCGTGGGTTACGAAGTGCCCCACCTGGAGAGGTCCCCCGCTCCAGGAAATTTTTCCGGCATCGTACCGGCGTCCCATCCAGTGATTTCTGCAGGGAGGGGTCAGATCAGAGAAGAGGTTTACCCACCCCGGGCCACACGCCTTCCCATTCCACACGTGCCGTGCGTGGCACGCGGCTTGATAGGGAAGACGGGCGAGGCAACACGGTACACACAACAGGGGCCGGGGGGCCCGGGAGACAGGCAGATGAGGAAGGCGGCGGGGGCGGTGGCGGCGGCGTTCGCGATGGGCACTGGGGCCATGACGTTGATGGGAGTGTCGTTCGCGTCTCATATGGAAGCAGCGGTGTTGGGAGTGGTGGGACTGGCCCTCTACGCGAGCAGCTCGCTGCTCAACGGCAAGGCGACGGCAGCGGCGCCGACCGGTGGCGTGGCGAAGCAGGCGTAGATTTTCCAGGAGTCGGGGCCCGGTCTCTGTAGAAGAGACCGGGCCCCTTTTCGTTTGTGGCGCTGAGCGGCTACGTGGGCGGACTGCCTCTGGCTCGGCTGCCCTCCGAACGGAGAGCCGTCTTCACCTGCGCCGCTTCCATTCCGGCTCGCAGACAGAGGATTGCCCCGCCCAGGGCCGCGCGCAGTAGAAGCCCGTGGCGCAGGAGTCGGACACCTCGCGGTCGCAGCTGGGGGAGCACCGGCCGATATGGCAGGCACTTCCCTCAGGACATGGCGGGAGATCCTGTTCGCCACAAGGATGGACGCACTCCATCCACACCTCGCCCGGATGCTGCGGGAAGGCAGCCACGACACACTCGGCGCAAGAAGCATCATCCTGGCAGGAAGGCCCGTAGACCCGCGCACAGGACGAGGCTCCGTCTTTGTACCGCACGCACTGCTGGCCCTCCGGGCAGGGCCGCCCCAGACATGTGGGCAGGCAGACCGGCTCCGGCGCTACGTCCGCGCAGAAGAAGCCCATCGGGCAGCCGGCGGCGTCTTGCATCTGGCAGGGCCGCGCGCACCAGCCTTCACCACCGCATAGCAGCCCCGCGCCGCACGCGGACTCCTTGTCGGGCGGAACCTGCCAGCAGCGCTGCCCTTCCTGGCGTACGCCCACCTGAATGCAGAGGCGCACCAGGGGACCGCTGCTCCGGGTGGGCACGCCGCGGCACACCTGCCCGTCCGGGCACTGCGAGTCCGCGGTGCATTGGCTGTCCGTGCAGTACGTGGTCCTGGAACGGATGTCTTCCAGACACCCCAGTGGCACCTCGCACTCCGAGCTGTTCCGGCAGTCACGCCGGTACGAGTCGAGCCGAATCTTCTCCTCGGAGCCCAGGACGGGGCTGATGCGCGTATCCCGCGTGCGGGGCTCCCAAAGCTCCGGAAACCTGAGGCTGAGCACCAGCAGCACCAGAGGCAGCGGCAACAGAAAAGCCGCGATGACGCCTGCGAGTGCACGCGCTCTCATTCATCCTCTTCTTCTTGAGCGCTGATGGCCGCGGCACATTGCTCGATACATCCCCGGGTCGTGTGGCGGTCATTCGTACAGTAGAGATTGAAGATCTGGTCGGGGCATTCTTGAACGACCCGGTCACGGATGTCCGCGCGCATCGCGCGATTGGTGAAGCCCTCCTTTGAAACGGAGTGCGGGCAACCTGTCGCCATGCACAGCGACAGCAGAAGCCCTCCAGCAATCCGCCAGTGCATCGCCGGCCTCCGCAAAGTTCAGCGCCAGTATGCAGGCGGACGCTAACAGCGACGTGAGCGTTTGAGGGTATCCGCGCGCTTGAGGCTTCTTCTCCAGCAGTCGCCCCACCGTCTCGCGCGACGCGGGGGCGGCTTGAAACACGGCGACCCTACAATGCGCTCCATCAGACAGATGGACGCCCACCTCCCTGCTCGACTTCCAGGCGCCGCTGGCATGCACAGCCTGGGAAACAGCCGATTCTATTCGCGCTTCCCCTGCCTGCCCGCACGCGGGAGCCCGGCGGGCCACGACTCCCGGTCCTTTCCTTGCGGTCAACGCATGCACAACGTCGCCTCGGCGCGTGTAAGCGCGGAGGACGACGGTTGCGGGACACTGCCATCCAGCTCAGCCTCGGCGCGCAACCTCCCGGCGATGGACATCTCCACCCGTGCCCGGAGTCGCTGGTGACGCCCCCGGCGGGAAAGAACTGGCGCCATCTGCTGTCCAGTGAGCATGCCCGCCAAGGCGACACAGGCACTCCACCCATTCCCGGGAAGGGAAGGGTACACCTCCCCGGGCAGACTGCGTGGGTGCTGACGAGCACCGAGGAGAAGACAGCGTGACTCCGGACCACCTCTCCCCTGCCCTCCCCCGCCTCGGCTTCGAGTGGCCCGAAGGCCCGGACTTCATCGAGGAGTTGCACAACGAGTGGCTCATCACCAACGGCCGCGGCGGCTACGCGTCCGGCACGCTGGTGGGCTGCAACACGCGCCGCTACCACGGCCTGTTCATCCCCACCCTGGAGAAGCGCGGCCGCACGGTGCTGCTGGCCCGGCTGGTGGAGCACGCGGACGTGGGCGGGAAGACGTACCGGCTCGACTCCGAGGAGCGCGCGGACGGCACCACGCACGAGGACGGGGCGCTGCACCTGCGAAGCTTCCACCTCGACGGCCTGGTTCCCGTCTGGGAGTACCAGCTCGGCCCGGCGCGCCTGCGGCGCAAGCTGTTGATGACGCACGGCGAGAACACCGTCTTCATCGCCTGGGAGCACGTTTCCGGGCCGGAAGTCTCCCTGCGGCTGCGCCCCTTCCCCGTGGACCGTCCGCACGACAGGCCCATTCCCTCCCGCCACCTCGAGGCCACCGTCGTCCTCAGGGGCTCGCAGGTGGAGCTGCGGATTGCGAACGACGTGCCGCCCGTGCGCCTTCGAATGTACGGCAGCCACGCCTCGCCCTTCGTGGGCCTGGAGCAGACGTCCGCCGTGCAGCTGTACCGCGTGGAGAAGGCACGGGGGTATGAGCACACGGAGGTGCAGCACTCCCCGGGCTACTTCGATTGCAGGGTGGCGCCGGGCGAGACGCTCGCGCTGGGCATCACCACGGACGCCGTGAGCTGCCTGGAGCGCGACCCGACCGAGGTCTTCGCGCTGGAGCTGGAGCGTGAGCGACGGCTCATCGCTCGCGCACCACCCGCCGCACGGACCGGAGTGCCCGCGCGGCTGGTGCTGGCAGCAGACCCGTTCATCATCGCCCCGATGCGCTCCGCGGACGACGCGTGGGCGCGCTCCATGGGCCAGGACGCGCGCAGCGTCATCGCCGGCTACCACTGGTTCACCGACTGGGGCCGGGACACGATGATTTCGCTCGACGGCCTGACGCTGTGCACGGGCCGCTTCCACGAGGCGGCCGCCATCCTCCGCACCTTCCAGCACTACGTGCGCGACGGCCTCATCCCCAACTACTTCCCCGACGGCGAGAGCGAGGGCGTCTACCACACGGCCGATGCGACGCTGTGGTTCTTCCACGCGGTGGACCGGTACCTGGCGTCCACGAAGGACGAGGTGCTGCTGCGCGACATCTTCCCCACGCTGCGCTCCATCATCGAGCACCACCAGCAGGGCACGCGCTTCAACATCGGCGTGGACCCGGCGGACGGGCTGCTCCGGCAGGGCGCGGACGGCTACCAGCTCACGTGGATGGACGCGAAGGTGGATGGCTGGGTGGTGACGCCACGGCGGGGCAAGGCGGTGGAGATCAACGCCCTGTGGTTCAACGCCCTGCGGCTGATGGCCACCTGGGCGGAGCGGCTGGGACACGACGCGCGGCCCTACCTCGCGGCGGCGGAGAAGGCCCACGGCAGCTTCAACCGCCGCTTCTGGAACGAGAAGCTCCAGTGTCTCTTCGACGTGGTGGACGGCGAGCATGCGAAGGAGGACACGGCCATCCGCCCCAACCAGGTGTTCGCCATCTCCCTGACGCACCCGGTGCTGCACCGCGAGCGATGGGAACCCGTGCTGGAGGTGGTGCGGCGCGACCTGGTGACGCCGGTGGGCCTGCGCAGCCTGGCGCCGGGGCATCCGGACTACAAGGAGAACTACGACGGTGATCTACGCGCGCGGGACGCGGCGTACCACCAGGGCACAGTGTGGGGCTGGCTCATCGGCCACTACGTGGACGCGACGTTGAAGGTGAACCCGGACGTCCAGGCGGCGCGCGCGCTACTTCGAGGCCTGGAGGAGCACCTGCTGCACACAGGCATCGGGCAGATCAGCGAAATCTTCGACGCCACCGCGCCCTTCCGGCCGCGCGGCTGCATCGCCCAGGCGTGGAGCGTGGCCGAGGCGCTGCGCGTGTTCACGAAGACGCATGTGACGTGAGCGGCGGGCCGCGCCTCACCGCGTGGGCCGCCTCTACGTCGTCACGGCGCAAGTCCGGGCGGCGCGGATTCGGGCGCCGGCACCTCGGCCTCGCGCCGGGCTCGGCGCCGGGGAAGGAAGGGAATCCACTGCCCCCGGCGCGCCGCGTAGACCAGGAGCAGCACGCCCGCGGTGGTGCACAGCAACACCGCCACGCCGCCCGCCTCCGCGCCGAAGGAGCCTCCCGTCCAGGCCGCGGGCCCCTCCGTCCGGCTCTCCAGCAACGAGGCCACGTCCGTGCCCGAGACGGCGACACCGAAGAGCGCGCCCTGGGTCCAGTTCCAGGCGACGTGCACGCCGGTGGCGAACCACAGCGAGCGGGTCAGCATGTACGCCGCAGCCAGGAGCACGCCCGCCTCCAGGGCAATCGCCAGCGTGGCGAACCAGGTGGCATTCGGATTCATGCCGTGGACGAGGCCGAAGAACGCGCTGCTGATGACCAGCGCCGAGGCCGAGCCCAGCCACTCCTCCAGCAGCCGGAAGGCGATGCCCCGGAAGGCCACCTCCTCGAAGAAGCCCGCCGCCGTGAAGATGGCCGCCCACCAGAGCGCATCCCGGGCCTCGTCCTGGAAGGTCTCCGGAGGGCCTTCCACCAGGTGGTACCAGCCGGCCAGCGCCAGGATGCCGACCACCGTGCTGAGCAACGCCAGGCCCAGCAGCAGGCCCCTGCCGAAGTCACGCACCGCGCGGTGCCGCCCCAGCCCCAATTGCGCGAGCGTGCGACGGCCGAGGCCCCACTCCACCAGCCACATCGCCAGCAGGACCCCGGTGGCGTTGAACACCGAGAAGAGCAGGACGCCGGGGTTGCCGGGCAGATGCCGCTTCAGCCCGAGGAGCTGACCGAGCCCATGCAGCAGCAGCGCGAGCGCCACCGAGAGCACGACGCAGAGCACGAGCCGCGTGAAGGGATGTTGGAGGACACGGCGGAAGGTGGACGGTGAATCCATGAGCGCGGGTGCTTCCGTGGCGGGGCGTTCCGCCGATGCTCGCACGCGGC contains these protein-coding regions:
- a CDS encoding gluconeogenesis factor YvcK family protein, which translates into the protein MMGMDLDSSLPDGWEDTRRRLEQERERNELLQPQVERPTRIVAIGGGTGLPMVLRGLARRALPRPGDPGVDITAVVAMSDDGGSSGRLRRLHGALPPGDIRNCLVALAGGKNALKDVFQFRFGGARGLAGHAVGNLLIAALAELKGDFLEAVRMSGELLGSRGQVLPSTLSSVQLVAQMHDDTEVVGERNICRAHGRVRRVSLSPRSPPPVEGLLEAIYTADLVAIGPGSLYSSVLPNLLVDGVSQALKETRALKVMVSNLMTQPGETDGMTCLDHVQAVIDHVGPVLDAVLVNGTSPSDESMKRYARRGSFVVPVDRRDLIAAGVVPVQADLLKEGSRIRHDSRKVASCLLKMARSGL
- a CDS encoding amylo-alpha-1,6-glucosidase produces the protein MTPDHLSPALPRLGFEWPEGPDFIEELHNEWLITNGRGGYASGTLVGCNTRRYHGLFIPTLEKRGRTVLLARLVEHADVGGKTYRLDSEERADGTTHEDGALHLRSFHLDGLVPVWEYQLGPARLRRKLLMTHGENTVFIAWEHVSGPEVSLRLRPFPVDRPHDRPIPSRHLEATVVLRGSQVELRIANDVPPVRLRMYGSHASPFVGLEQTSAVQLYRVEKARGYEHTEVQHSPGYFDCRVAPGETLALGITTDAVSCLERDPTEVFALELERERRLIARAPPAARTGVPARLVLAADPFIIAPMRSADDAWARSMGQDARSVIAGYHWFTDWGRDTMISLDGLTLCTGRFHEAAAILRTFQHYVRDGLIPNYFPDGESEGVYHTADATLWFFHAVDRYLASTKDEVLLRDIFPTLRSIIEHHQQGTRFNIGVDPADGLLRQGADGYQLTWMDAKVDGWVVTPRRGKAVEINALWFNALRLMATWAERLGHDARPYLAAAEKAHGSFNRRFWNEKLQCLFDVVDGEHAKEDTAIRPNQVFAISLTHPVLHRERWEPVLEVVRRDLVTPVGLRSLAPGHPDYKENYDGDLRARDAAYHQGTVWGWLIGHYVDATLKVNPDVQAARALLRGLEEHLLHTGIGQISEIFDATAPFRPRGCIAQAWSVAEALRVFTKTHVT
- the exoE gene encoding polyisoprenyl-phosphate hexose-1-phosphate transferase ExoE, translating into MLRVFHHYFSAKKLTFFLAESSAIALACVMGAAACAALFAPAGTRPPLSEMWPTLLGLGASFVVTFQFTLYLLDLYDLRVAAEDRVRGYRFLKAAGVTAMVAGVVMLVVPLVLPVMLPPGTLLGGAMGALAGTLMVRVSIRALVGAPDTVLLVGDGLKARAVASAIEAGGEGSYRVVGLVDPRGTAEPLEQMASRLNASYVVQAADDMRGANWVESLLSCRLQGRRVYEAAGFCERVLRRIPVQFLRASDFAFADELTVSPLRRSLKRGFDILVASLLLLAASPFLLIVAVAIKLDSKGPIFYQQERTGLAGSTFHLWKFRSMRTDAEKDGAVWARANDDRVTRVGRFIRRTRIDEIPQVFNVLMGEMSFVGPRPERPVFVEQLKQEIPFYGLREAVKPGLTGWAQIRYPYGASVEDARNKLEFDLYYVKNGSLFLDVGIIFHTVRHVLLGRGAR
- a CDS encoding CpsD/CapB family tyrosine-protein kinase — protein: MDQTMERAGNFLPRVDDNATGGNVVDRRVVTLTAPASAAAEQYRSLYYRLERMRDLRPMKVVALTSAMPGEGKTVTSVNLALAAARANPERRILLVDSDLRRGGVAAMLGMRNKTGLAELLAGDCEVRDVVRRFNSTRLAIIPAGATPEEPTQVLASARMKQFLKAVREGFDEVYVDLPPTLPFADAAILGHQVDGVLMVIRANVTPGKSVHQAVESLGGAPILGCVLNGAETQATPYLKNYEKK
- a CDS encoding polysaccharide biosynthesis/export family protein; amino-acid sequence: MGKTSAGFWTVLGVMLLAGCAHQPNVKVDNSEQPYRIGREDVLDIAVWRDPELSRTLPVRPDGFISMPMVGELQAAGKTPTELAEALKHSLQPYVQEPRVTVIVREVNSSRVFVTGEVHNPGAYPLRGRVSLLQAIALAGGFTDFANSDGIVVIRTDSNGGQIPVRYSDLISPDGGQELFLRPGDTIVVP
- a CDS encoding GumC family protein, producing MEEERNMERGMTADQLLAALWRRKALVGAIAAAVFAVGAAIVMTRPSMYDASVVVRVEPQRPGEEMVQRTVSELIEQRLLTVRQELLARPVLQKAIEEMNLYPDIVSEKGMESAVAQMRKDLTVRVEGDTAFELTYSNRDPQVAAQVANRLPDIFSAETLKIRQTQAARATELFNDEMVNLGGAVSSWERKISQFKVDHLGELPEQMEMNMRGLERVSQLMQTKSEELRAAEARRSDLARARNAVDSEAGRLEAAENGLTRALVNARTQWTDDHPEIKRLSSELDTMTNKRKDAEGRLWAERAERTRVAQLIESVQKDIVDLQKQAEVYQSRLTNTPRWAHELAVMNRDYEITRTKYQSVVSRKVEAELAQELEAKSAKSLFNVISPAGVPGVPARPDRMTGMLVALLVALGLGVLTGAVLEMRDDSLRDGSEVRERLTLPVLAVVPDMQGKTERRILMPASGARNSVSSPTSLN
- a CDS encoding CPBP family intramembrane glutamic endopeptidase, which gives rise to MDSPSTFRRVLQHPFTRLVLCVVLSVALALLLHGLGQLLGLKRHLPGNPGVLLFSVFNATGVLLAMWLVEWGLGRRTLAQLGLGRHRAVRDFGRGLLLGLALLSTVVGILALAGWYHLVEGPPETFQDEARDALWWAAIFTAAGFFEEVAFRGIAFRLLEEWLGSASALVISSAFFGLVHGMNPNATWFATLAIALEAGVLLAAAYMLTRSLWFATGVHVAWNWTQGALFGVAVSGTDVASLLESRTEGPAAWTGGSFGAEAGGVAVLLCTTAGVLLLVYAARRGQWIPFLPRRRARREAEVPAPESAPPGLAP